One region of Camelus bactrianus isolate YW-2024 breed Bactrian camel chromosome 22, ASM4877302v1, whole genome shotgun sequence genomic DNA includes:
- the LPAR2 gene encoding lysophosphatidic acid receptor 2 isoform X1 → MREGKMVTMGQCYYNETIGFFYNNSGKELSSHWRPKDVVVVTLGLTVSVLVLLTNLLIIAAIASNRRFHQPIYYLLGNLAAADLFAGVAYLFLMFHTGPRTARLSLEGWFLRQGLLDTSLTASVATLLAIAVERHRSVMAVQLHSRLPRGRVIMLIVGVWVAALGLGLLPAHSWHCLCALDRCSRMAPLLSRSYLAVWALSSLLVFLLMVAVYTRIFFYVRRRVQRMAEHVSCHPRYRETTLSLVKTVVIILGAFVVCWTPGQVVLLLDGLGCKSCNVLAVEKYFLLLAEANSLVNAVVYSCRDAEMRRTFRRLLCCLCLRRSTHESAHYTPSTRTGTSTRIMLSENGHPLMDSTL, encoded by the exons ATGGTCACCATGGGCCAGTGCTACTACAACGAGACCATCGGCTTTTTCTACAACAACAGTGGCAAGGAGCTGAGCTCCCACTGGCGGCCCAAGGATGTGGTTGTGGTGACACTGGGGCTGACTGTCAGCGTGCTGGTGCTACTGACTAACCTGCTGATCATCGCAGCCATCGCCTCCAACCGCCGCTTCCACCAGCCCATTTACTACCTGCTCGGCAACCTGGCCGCAGCTGACCTCTTTGCTGGTGTAGCCTACCTCTTCCTCATGTTCCACACGGGCCCGCGCACAGCCCGGCTCTCACTGGAGGGCTGGTTCTTGCGACAGGGCCTGTTGGACACAAGCCTAACGGCATCCGTAGCCACGCTGCTGGCCATTGCCGTGGAACGGCACCGCAGCGTGATGGCCGTGCAGCTGCACAGCCGCCTGCCCCGAGGCCGGGTCATCATGCTCATCGTGGGCGTGTGGGTGGCGGCActgggcctggggctgctgcCTGCCCACTCCTGGCACTGCCTCTGCGCCCTGGACCGCTGCTCACGCATGGCCCCCCTACTCAGCCGCTCCTACCTGGCCGTTTGGGCCCTGTCCAGCCTGCTCGTCTTCCTGCTCATGGTGGCCGTCTACACCCGCATTTTCTTCTATGTAAGACGGCGGGTTCAGCGCATGGCAGAGCATGTCAGCTGCCACCCCCGCTACCGTGAAACCACGCTCAGCCTGGTCAAGACTGTTGTCATCATCCTGG GGGCGTTTGTGGTCTGCTGGACGCCGGGCCAGGTGGTGCTCCTTCTGGATGGTCTGGGCTGCAAGTCCTGCAATGTCCTGGCTGTGGAGAAGTATTTCCTACTCTTGGCTGAGGCCAACTCACTGGTCAACGCCGTGGTATACTCATGCCGAGATGCTGAGATGCGCCGCACCTTCCGCCGCCTCCTCTGCTGTCTGTGCCTCCGCCGATCCACCCACGAGTCTGCTCACTATACACCCTCCACCCGGACAGGCACCAGCACTCGCATCATGCTTTCCGAGAATGGCCATCCCCTGATGGACTCCACCCTTTAA
- the LPAR2 gene encoding lysophosphatidic acid receptor 2 isoform X2, protein MVTMGQCYYNETIGFFYNNSGKELSSHWRPKDVVVVTLGLTVSVLVLLTNLLIIAAIASNRRFHQPIYYLLGNLAAADLFAGVAYLFLMFHTGPRTARLSLEGWFLRQGLLDTSLTASVATLLAIAVERHRSVMAVQLHSRLPRGRVIMLIVGVWVAALGLGLLPAHSWHCLCALDRCSRMAPLLSRSYLAVWALSSLLVFLLMVAVYTRIFFYVRRRVQRMAEHVSCHPRYRETTLSLVKTVVIILGAFVVCWTPGQVVLLLDGLGCKSCNVLAVEKYFLLLAEANSLVNAVVYSCRDAEMRRTFRRLLCCLCLRRSTHESAHYTPSTRTGTSTRIMLSENGHPLMDSTL, encoded by the exons ATGGTCACCATGGGCCAGTGCTACTACAACGAGACCATCGGCTTTTTCTACAACAACAGTGGCAAGGAGCTGAGCTCCCACTGGCGGCCCAAGGATGTGGTTGTGGTGACACTGGGGCTGACTGTCAGCGTGCTGGTGCTACTGACTAACCTGCTGATCATCGCAGCCATCGCCTCCAACCGCCGCTTCCACCAGCCCATTTACTACCTGCTCGGCAACCTGGCCGCAGCTGACCTCTTTGCTGGTGTAGCCTACCTCTTCCTCATGTTCCACACGGGCCCGCGCACAGCCCGGCTCTCACTGGAGGGCTGGTTCTTGCGACAGGGCCTGTTGGACACAAGCCTAACGGCATCCGTAGCCACGCTGCTGGCCATTGCCGTGGAACGGCACCGCAGCGTGATGGCCGTGCAGCTGCACAGCCGCCTGCCCCGAGGCCGGGTCATCATGCTCATCGTGGGCGTGTGGGTGGCGGCActgggcctggggctgctgcCTGCCCACTCCTGGCACTGCCTCTGCGCCCTGGACCGCTGCTCACGCATGGCCCCCCTACTCAGCCGCTCCTACCTGGCCGTTTGGGCCCTGTCCAGCCTGCTCGTCTTCCTGCTCATGGTGGCCGTCTACACCCGCATTTTCTTCTATGTAAGACGGCGGGTTCAGCGCATGGCAGAGCATGTCAGCTGCCACCCCCGCTACCGTGAAACCACGCTCAGCCTGGTCAAGACTGTTGTCATCATCCTGG GGGCGTTTGTGGTCTGCTGGACGCCGGGCCAGGTGGTGCTCCTTCTGGATGGTCTGGGCTGCAAGTCCTGCAATGTCCTGGCTGTGGAGAAGTATTTCCTACTCTTGGCTGAGGCCAACTCACTGGTCAACGCCGTGGTATACTCATGCCGAGATGCTGAGATGCGCCGCACCTTCCGCCGCCTCCTCTGCTGTCTGTGCCTCCGCCGATCCACCCACGAGTCTGCTCACTATACACCCTCCACCCGGACAGGCACCAGCACTCGCATCATGCTTTCCGAGAATGGCCATCCCCTGATGGACTCCACCCTTTAA